In Nerophis lumbriciformis linkage group LG04, RoL_Nlum_v2.1, whole genome shotgun sequence, a single window of DNA contains:
- the LOC133592824 gene encoding E3 SUMO-protein ligase ZBED1-like: MIKRFHSGYTLPSRTHFTKLMEQKYTKKMNEVKAILKNVKGKLTLTTDAWTSMATEAYLGVTIHFVNDEWELTSINLTTMPLNEKHTAENIASWIEDVVNKFEINIKLVQVIVHDNAANVVAALRVLEERHGVPSLRCVGHTLQLVVNHALKDNHISRALGAARSLVEHFRKSELSSTKLKVKQKQMGSPDHSLIQDVSVRWNSSFYMISRLLEQRWPITATLSDPEVTQRGKHFLDLKADQWSLLEELEQVLKPFECATVYLSGESYVTVSAVPLLVKGLRKVTQTAFENASIKGFQVTAAREITSRWEAETTFKDDGPNVCILAAALDPRFRKLKFLTADECLKVQYKLHAIVLEEKRREKETHAQQGTAMQVERPDADRRPVSLLDTLLGSDSDELSNNEEDNNDSNDAEMVRNELVSYFGESPISKDENPLKWWKEHQARFPNLAMLARSYLSVPATSTPSERLFSAAGNIVNKKRTSLTPEHVDMLTFLHYNC, from the coding sequence atgatcaaacggtttcactctggctacacactaccatcaagaacccacttcactaagcttatggagcaaaaatacacaaagaaaatgaatgaagtcaaagcaatcctgaaaaatgtgaaaggaaaactgacactcacaactgatgcatggacaagtatggccactgaagcttaccttggtgtcaccattcactttgttaatgatgagtgggagcttacctcaattaacttgacaacaatgcccctcaatgaaaagcacactgcagaaaacattgcctcttggattgaggatgttgtcaataagtttgaaataaacataaaactagtacaagtcattgtacatgacaatgctgcaaatgttgttgcagctttaagagttcttgaggaaagacatggtgttccatccctcagatgtgttggccatactctacagcttgtagttaaccatgctctaaaggacaaccacatcagcagagctttaggagcagcaagaagtttggtcgagcacttcagaaaaagtgagctatccagtacaaaactaaaggttaagcaaaaacaaatgggttctccagaccacagcctcatacaagatgtgtctgtgagatggaacagttccttttacatgattagtcgcctgcttgagcagaggtggccaataacagcaactctgtcagatccggaggtcactcaaagagggaagcattttctggatcttaaggctgaccagtggagcttgcttgaagaacttgaacaagttctgaaaccttttgaatgtgcaactgtgtacctgagtggagaatcttatgtaacagtttccgctgtccctctgctggtcaaagggcttcggaaggttacacaaactgcttttgaaaatgcatcaatcaagggtttccaggtcactgctgcacgtgagataacatccaggtgggaagccgagaccacattcaaagatgatggaccaaatgtgtgcatattagcagctgcacttgacccacgattcaggaagctgaaattcctgactgcagatgagtgtttaaaagttcaatacaagctgcatgcaatagttctggaggagaaaagaagggaaaaggagacacacgctcaacagggcacagcaatgcaagtggaaagaccagatgctgacaggcggcctgtatctttactagacacacttcttggctcagattcagatgaactcagcaacaatgaggaagacaacaatgacagtaatgatgctgaaatggtcagaaacgagttagtgtcttattttggagaatcccccatttccaaggatgaaaacccattaaaatggtggaaagaacatcaggcaaggtttccaaatctggcaatgctggctcggtcttacctctcagttccagccacatcgaccccttctgagcgcctattttcagctgctgggaatattgtaaacaagaaaagaaccagcctcaccccagagcatgtagacatgctaacctttcttcattacaactgttag
- the LOC133592835 gene encoding uncharacterized protein, with the protein MVTSPKSQSSVCSSDSDTIILEDTPTRKRQRPDFEAMQLVKSILTKKSGGEYLINEYNRTKSLTDESRRKLVNILAAEMTEKNGQMKEMYAQGIVNLFPNLKDPFFKNGYEHFYDSNSGTGYLSWRIKTIQRCSAKERRSSFGALAEGPSDEDKSGGPTVGRVTQFIPEIVLSEDECKEAMSLMKHSADVDMVIKEMKLTFAHRHNMVLDPQQSSNILSYFPRFKDIKGLVEQDFVLLFGEDVSGKFLEK; encoded by the exons ATGGTAACCTCTCCAAAGTCCCAATCATCCGTTTGTTCATCGGATTCAGACACAATCATCCTTGAAGACACTCCTACCAGAAAGCGTCAGAGGCCAGACTTTGAAGCTATGCAA cTGGTGAAATCCATTCTTACCAAGAAATCGGGTGGAGAATatttaataaatgaatacaaCCGAACTAAGTCCTTGACAGATGAGAGCAGAAGAAAATTGGTGAATATACTGGCAGCTGAGATGACGGAGAAGAATGG ACAGATGAAGGAAATGTATGCACAAGGAATTGTGAACTTGTTCCCCAACCTCAAAGACCCATTTTTCAAGAATGGCTAT GAACATTTTTATGATAGCAACAGTGGTACTGGGTACTTGTCCTGGAGAATTAAAACTATTCAGAGATGCAGTGCTAAAGAAAGGCGATCatcatttggag CTTTGGCGGAAGGACCATCTGATGAAGACAAGTCGGGAGGACCAACTGTTGGACGAGTTACCCAATTCATTCCAGAGATTGTCCTGTCTGAAGATGAGTGCAAGGAAGCGATGTCACTGATGAAACATTCGGCTGACGTGGACATGGTCATCAAAGAGATGAAGCTGACATTTGCTCATCGGCATAACATGGTCCTGGACCCACAGCAGTCAAGCAACATTCTATCTTATTTTCCTCGTTTTAAAGACATCAAAGGCTTG GTTGAACAGGATTTTGTTCTATTGTTTGGAGAGGATGTATCGGGCAAGTTTCTGGAGAAGTAG